TGGAGCAGTCAGTGTTCCTGTACACCATACATCTACCTTCCATCAATCATATATTGAATCTTTTGGCAAGTATGATTATAGTCGCTCAGGTAATCCGACAAGAGAAGCATTAGAAGAAACAATTGCTCAACTCGAAGGTGGATCGAGTGGATTTGCTTTCTCATCTGGAATGGCTGCTATTTCGACCGCTTTTTTGCTCCTTTCAAAAGGAGACCATGTCCTAATATCAGAAGACGTTTACGGTGGCACTTATCGTATGGTTACCGAAGTCCTTCAACGTTTCGGTATTGAGTACACCTTTATCGATACATCAGATTTAACTGAAATCAAACAAAAGATAAAACAGAATACGAAAGTCATCTATATCGAAACACCTTCTAATCCACTTTTGAAAATCTCTGACCTTCAAAGGATATGTCAGTTAGCAAAAGAGTCCGGTTGTTTAACGTTTGTTGATAATACGTTTTTAACCCCTGCTCTTCAAAGGCCTTTAGATTTAGGAGCGGATGTCGTCCTCCATAGTGCGACTAAGTTTATTTCTGGTCACAGTGATGTTGTAGCCGGATTAGCTGCTGTAAGAGATGATGCATTAGCAGAACGATTAGCATTCCTACAAAATACATTTGGTGCCGTCCTTGGTGTTCAAGATTGTTGGCTCGTCTTAAGAGGACTAAAAACATTACATGTACGTATACAACAGTCTCAGCAATCAGCTGAAACAATAGCTAGATATCTAGAAACTGTTTCGGAAGTTGAAAAAGTTTATTACCCTGGGCTGAAAAAACATCCTGGATCTGAGATCCACTTCCGTCAATCAAATGGATCTGGAGCAGTCCTTTCTTTTAGGTTATCAAATGCAGATGCCGTTAAGACATTCGTTACTGAGTTAAAAATTCCTGTTTTTGCAGTTAGTTTAGGAGCTGTAGAATCAATTCTATCTTACCCAGCAAAAATGTCTCATGCAGCGATGCCAAAAGAGGAACGAGAAAAAAGAGGAATACACGATGGATTACTACGTTTATCTGTCGGATTAGAAAATCCAGATGACTTAATGAAAGATTTTGAGGGAGCATTCAAAACAGTCAGAGCAAAAAATAAAGTGAAACAAGATATTGGGTCTATTTAAATAGTTTTATATACTTAAGTTTTATGACTTTTACCGTTTGCCCCTTGAATTTTTATAAATTAAATTTAATTGTTGAAAAAAAGGAGTAGATGACAATGGCTAAAAGAAGTTTAGAACAAAGATTACAAGAAGGACCAGTTATCGCAGGTGAAGGGTATTTATTCGAACTTGAAAGGCGTGGCTATTTACAAGCAGGGTCATTTGTTCCTGAAGTAGCTATAGATAATCCAGAAGCCTTAAAACAAACATACCGTGACTTTATGTTAGCAGGGTCAGATGTTGTTCTAGCATTTACGTATAACGCCCATCGTGAAAAAATGCGCATTATTGGAAAAGAAGAATTGTTAGAGCCATTAAACAGAAATGCCATTCGTTTAGCAAAAGAAGTTGCTAAAGAACACCCTGTTGAGGAAGCACTAGTTGCTGGAAACATCTCAAATACAAATATTTATGATATAAATGATCCAGAATCAAAAGAGAAAGTAAGAGCTATGTTTGCAGAAATGGTTAGTTGGTGTAAAGAAGAAGGTGTTGATTTTATTAACGGTGAAACTTTCTACTTCCATGAAGAAGCTGTCATTGCTCTTGAAGAAATTAATAAAGCAGGAATTCCTGCTGTTATAACATTAGGGTTAATGGGAGAAAACATCCTTCGTGATGGTTACACTGTTGAAGAATCTTGCCAAATATTAGAGGAGAAAGGTGCTTTAGTTGTCGGAATGAACTGTTTCCGAGGTCCGAATACGATGCAACCTTATATTGAAAAGATTCGTGAAAATGTTGATGGTTACGTAGGTGCTCTTCCTATTCCATATCGAACCACCAAAGAACATCCAACATTTTTTAACCTCCCTGACGGAGGATGTAGTTGTTGTTTACCAACCGAAACTACTTTTCCTACTTCATTAGACCCTTTATATCATAATCGATATGAGCTCGCTGCTTGGGCTCGAGAAGCTCATGATATTGGAATTAATTATCTAGGGTTATGTTGCGGAGCTTCACCAGCAATGATTCGAGAAGTTACAGAAGCAGTTGGTCATAAAGCAATAAATTCAAAATATTCTCCTGATATGTATAAACATTTCTTATTCGGAAAAGATGAAACATTAAATAAATCTAATGTAGAATATCGAACAAAGGCATAATCTAATAGATAAGCAAAACTTGGCTTATCGGAAAGGCTAAGTTGTACACTCATATTTGCGACGCACAGGACGTACTAGCACCTACGTTGCGGTAGCACATCGCTTTTTTTAGTCGATAAACTTATACTTAGTTCTAAAAAATATTCTCTACGTTGGGGTACATCTTTGCTAAAATTTTTATAAATTCGTAACGTGCAAGGTAAGACTCGAATCTATTAATAGATTTCGAGTCTTCAACTCTTCAATTACAACTACATACTCGTAATGCCAATTATGAGTCCTGAAAATGCGAGGGACCAAAAGGCGAAAAGCCCACCTAATCCTGTTAAAAGCGGGAATTTCCTAAACAAAAAGAAAGAGAAAAAGAGACAAGCTAAAGGAAGGTAAATATGTATGAATGTGAACCAACGATCGCTAATCCCTTCATCCGATATCAACATGTACCCGCCAGCAAACCAAAAGGCCATCGTCAAAATGACAAGACCGAGTATGGAGCAATAAAGGTAAAAACTAAGTCCCTTTTCTTGTTTGACAGAATTGCGTTTTGCCAACAAGCTCATATAAATGACGACTGCTGAAGTGATCAAGATGATGAGCATAAAAACAAATGTAAATGGCATATAATCCCCAACTTTCTAAAAGAAGACAAATAAAATAAAGAAGAGCAGGAGCGTCCATATGTAAGAGATAAACGCTGTTTTTTCGTAGGGCTTCGCAAATTTTTTCATCTTATGCTCGAAGGAAAAAATGAACACGTAAATGAGAAAAAGGAAGTAAACGAGAAAGATATAAAGCAAAAAGCGCCATTCCTCGACCCACTCAAACACCATGCCTGTCGCTCCTAAAGCAATAAATAACACCGCTGATAAGGCACCTACAATGAGAACCTTCTTCGGCATGTTCCCCCACATTTTCCTGCTAAATAAACTTTTTTCTTTTTTTGCTTCAAATAAAAATAAGAAATAAAAACAGCTAATGACGAGAGCAATGATAAAAAAGGTTACGTAAGCCGAATAGACTGGTGTCCATTGACCGGTTGTCGGCTCCATCGTCCGGTAACCCGTTTGAAATTCTAATACCGCCATGATCGCAATGATTGCGAAAGCGGTGCTGATTTGTAAAATTGACCACTTCATTTTTTCACCTGCTATTATGTAGTTACTCCTGTGAGTCTTAAAATAATCGCGATTAAACCAAGGAAAAAAATAAACAAATAAACATAACCTAAGATTTTTCTTACCTTCATTTCCTCCTGAACATACTCGATCCCAAACAATAAAAACAACGTTGGAATAACAAACAAAAAGAAATTCGGGAATGGCTCCCAACTTTCATCAACTGTGAATCTGTAAATGACAACTGCGATTAAAATGGTTGCTAATATTGTATTGATGAAACTTAATGGCCGCTTTTTTTCGTCTTGTTTCAATTCACTTTCCTCCTTTTTAAAATAAGAAATAGAAGAAGAACAAATAAAGTTCCAAATCCTATTAATAATGGGTTATTAAGTATAAATTCCATGAAAACACTCCTTTTAGGATAATGTCATATGTAATATACGACTACGGTTTAAAGGAAGTTTCACGTAATACGTTTCATTTTCAAGGTATATCATTACTAGCAGCGAATGTAAACATATATAAACGAATTTCTGCAACGGGGGGGAATGTCAATGAGACGGAGAAGCATGGGGACGGTTCTTCTGCTTCCAAAGCATCGCAAAAAGAAGCAAGAGACCCGTCCCCATGCCTCAATACCATCAGGAGGAATAACGTGCAATGAATAAAAACACGATTAGTTTGGCTGTTGTCGCTTTGTTTGTCGTTATAGCGCTTTTCATTTTCAGAGAGCCTGATGACAATTTGGATACAGCGAGCAATGAAACCACGGAACAGTTACAAAAAGAGAATGAGCGTTTAAAACAAGAGATAAATGAGCTCGAGTATAAAGCTGAATTATATGAATCAAGATCCTATGAGTTTGAATCGCGAAATGAAACCCTCATACAACAGAGGAAACAGTTGGAGGATCGGCTTGAGATTATCTTAAAAGATATTTATGAAAGTGACCTTGAAGGCTCAGACCTAGAGAACCTTCATGAATATCGTAAACACTATGAAACGATGTATATGGAACGGTATGATGCACTTGATGGCCATGTTTTTCTGTTTCGTATGTCGTTACCAAGACCAGAAGTAACAGTGGGTGAGGAGTTAAATTATGTGTTTTCATTTGAAGAGGAATTTGAGGTATATGAAGGGAAAGAGGTAGCCATTGCTGCAATACATAAAGATACTGAAGAGATGGTCACAGTCCTAGACCCCCAAAGAAGAAGCGAAGAAGAGATGAGAAGGCTGACAGGGTCCGCAACATTACCTGTCGGAGGATTTTGGAACTTCGAAGTGTCATTAGATGAGGAGTTTTACGGAGAGGTAGAAATATTTGTGTATGAGTGATAAAGCATGGGAAAGCATGGGGACGGTTCTTCTGCTTCCCGCACGTCAAGCCCATAGAATAATAGAAGGGGTGTTTACTTGAAGAAGTTTGATTTTGGAACTGAAACAAACCGACTCATTTTAAGACCTTTTGAAAATGGGGATTATGAAGCTTGGTTAACTGGTTTTGAGAATAGAAGACCTTCACAACATAGGCATGATGAAGGGAAAATGGATATGAATGACTGTACCGAGGGTTGGTTTCATGCGATCGTTGACAACCATCAGAAGATCGCTAAAGAGGATCAAGCGTATGTCTTTGGTGTTTTTCGAAAGGAAGATGGAGCACACCTTGGTGCCGTAGACTTTTCTACTATAGAAAGAGAGAACTTCCAATGGGCAAGATTTGGATATTCGATCCACAATCAGTATTGGAGGAAAGGTTACGGTAAAGAGGCTGTCGCAGCAGCGCTTAAGCTTGCGTTTAATAAGTTGCACTATCATCGTATTGAGGCTCACATCAACCTTGATAATACTGCTTCAATTAGACTCGTGGAAAGCGTCGGGATGGAGTATGAATGTGTACGAAAAGGCTTTATTGATGAATTTGGCGGGTGGACTGATAATCTTGTTTATTTTAAAAACGCAGAGGAGTTAAGTAATGGTTTATAGTTTTTTGAATCTGGGGGGGTCACATATGAATAATATCGTTCGATACGTGCTTGTCATTGTCTTTTTTATCATCTATATAATGATTGCCAACTTCATATGGAATCAGTTTGTCATTGTCGATTCTTCACTCGGAGTATTGGTCGGTAGCCTTCTAGCTATATTGATTGCGATCGTTTTATCGATCATTACAGTTAATAAGGTTGTGGTTGTTCTTCAAACCAGAAATCAATCGTGAGAATATATTCCATTAATTAAAAAGTCCTTTTACACCAAAAGTCGTAGAAAAATTCAGATCATTACTTGATGTAGTAGTTGTGTGAGAGATATAACCTATACACAAGGAGGGTGATCACATGATTAAAGGATTATATGAAGCACATTTACCGGTGAAAGACTTGGAAGTTTCAATGGAGTTTTACAAAAAGCTCGGTCTTAATTTTGCTTGGAAAGATGAGGATACAGCTTTCTTTTGGATTGAAGAAGGGAAAAGCTGGGTAGGTTTGTGGGAAGGCAAGGAGTACGAAACAGCGTACCATCCTTCATTAAGGCATCTCGCTTTTCGCGTGAACTATGAGGACTTAAAAGATTCGCTAAATTGGTTAGAGTCGGTCGGTGTGAAGGCTGTTCCATTTGGAAGTCGAACCACTGTCGAGCCTTTTATCAGGCCACACCAAGGGAATGCATCAGTGTACTTTAACGACCCAGATGGTAACAGTTTAGAGTTGATGTGTCATATTGAAGTACCGAAAGAATTAAAAAATATGACCCAAAAACTATCATTTGAAGAGTGGGAAGAACT
The Bacillus shivajii DNA segment above includes these coding regions:
- the metC gene encoding cystathionine beta-lyase yields the protein MSNRNHRFETRLIHNDQSVDKQTGAVSVPVHHTSTFHQSYIESFGKYDYSRSGNPTREALEETIAQLEGGSSGFAFSSGMAAISTAFLLLSKGDHVLISEDVYGGTYRMVTEVLQRFGIEYTFIDTSDLTEIKQKIKQNTKVIYIETPSNPLLKISDLQRICQLAKESGCLTFVDNTFLTPALQRPLDLGADVVLHSATKFISGHSDVVAGLAAVRDDALAERLAFLQNTFGAVLGVQDCWLVLRGLKTLHVRIQQSQQSAETIARYLETVSEVEKVYYPGLKKHPGSEIHFRQSNGSGAVLSFRLSNADAVKTFVTELKIPVFAVSLGAVESILSYPAKMSHAAMPKEEREKRGIHDGLLRLSVGLENPDDLMKDFEGAFKTVRAKNKVKQDIGSI
- a CDS encoding homocysteine S-methyltransferase family protein, which encodes MAKRSLEQRLQEGPVIAGEGYLFELERRGYLQAGSFVPEVAIDNPEALKQTYRDFMLAGSDVVLAFTYNAHREKMRIIGKEELLEPLNRNAIRLAKEVAKEHPVEEALVAGNISNTNIYDINDPESKEKVRAMFAEMVSWCKEEGVDFINGETFYFHEEAVIALEEINKAGIPAVITLGLMGENILRDGYTVEESCQILEEKGALVVGMNCFRGPNTMQPYIEKIRENVDGYVGALPIPYRTTKEHPTFFNLPDGGCSCCLPTETTFPTSLDPLYHNRYELAAWAREAHDIGINYLGLCCGASPAMIREVTEAVGHKAINSKYSPDMYKHFLFGKDETLNKSNVEYRTKA
- a CDS encoding GNAT family N-acetyltransferase — its product is MKKFDFGTETNRLILRPFENGDYEAWLTGFENRRPSQHRHDEGKMDMNDCTEGWFHAIVDNHQKIAKEDQAYVFGVFRKEDGAHLGAVDFSTIERENFQWARFGYSIHNQYWRKGYGKEAVAAALKLAFNKLHYHRIEAHINLDNTASIRLVESVGMEYECVRKGFIDEFGGWTDNLVYFKNAEELSNGL
- a CDS encoding VOC family protein, producing the protein MIKGLYEAHLPVKDLEVSMEFYKKLGLNFAWKDEDTAFFWIEEGKSWVGLWEGKEYETAYHPSLRHLAFRVNYEDLKDSLNWLESVGVKAVPFGSRTTVEPFIRPHQGNASVYFNDPDGNSLELMCHIEVPKELKNMTQKLSFEEWEELIDNNEFQEDL